The DNA region GAGAACCACTCCCATAATCGTGACACCAAATCCGGCAATCCCCATCACCGTGACCGGATTCCTAAATATCAGAACCGAAACTCCGGCAGCCACCGCGGCTTTTCCGTTCCCCAAAACCTGCAATGTGAGTGCACTTGTGTGCTTTGTCACCAAGAAATTCGTCAAATTCACCAAGTATGCAACTGTCGCATTCCCGGCTAGCAAGAAGATGATCAATGGATCCGTCCTTGCCTTTTCGATCAAGACTCTTAACACGTTTCCTTCTATGTATAGTGTAAATGGTAATAAGATACAAGCCGCCATTGGAGCCATGTATAACAAAAGATTCATCGAATGTAGCTTCTCTGACTCCGACGTCAGAATTATCccctataaaaagaaaaacacaaaaatccgGTTCAATCAAACCGCTAAATAACCGGATtcaaactcaaataaaattcCTTCTAATCAAAGTGAGATCCAATCTAAATCTATACGCAATTCGATCATACCGATCAAAAACAGAATTTGAATCTGATCATGTGCATATATACGCTATAGATTCAAATTCAGACAGAGACTGAACTAAACCGGACTCAGTTCAGTTTCCAACTCCTTccaaatttgttataaataaaccTAATTCGGACATAATTAAGAGAGATGTGCTGTAATAAAACCGAAATCGGAACGCAGTTTCGGATTCTATTGGTACTAAACCGGAAAATTCATTAAAACCAAACGGATTATTACATGGTAAATTAAGTTTTGTTACCTGGACGACGGATTTGAGAGCTCTGCCGGCGGTGGAAGCAACACAGATGAGGAAACCAAAGAGATGAAAAGAAGGTTCAGAGTTAGAAGCAAGAACGATGCCGGAGACGACGGGGAGAAGAGCTAAGTAAACTTCAGTGGACTCTGTTTTACAGGTAATGAGAAAAGAGAACACGGCGGTGAAGAACGGCGTGGTGGCTCCGATAGCTTGATTGAAAGAAACAGGGATGTAACGCAGCGACGTGTTGCCGCAGACGACGGAGAGACAAAAGATGGCtgataaagataagatcttcaagaactgaCGGCGAGACAAGATGTGCTGACGTGGAACGATTCCGGCGCAGTTGATCACGGCGGAGCTATAGGCGGCGCAGGAGAGCATGTGCGTCATGGTGAGGAAGATAGGGTAACGGAAACCGTAGTAGAAGAGGAGGTACTTGTTTAAGAGGAGGACTCCTATGTTTGAGCCGAACCAGGCGGCGATGATAGCCGCCGTGAGGATTGTCGGAGATATGGTGggggaagagaggaagaaaggtTTGAGAGGTGAGGAAGCTGAGGAGTGTGGAGGTGTTCCGGGGATGTCTACGATGGTTGGTGCGCCGGTTGCGGCGGCGTCGAATCTTGGATTGCTCATCCGCCGCGTTGTCCATGATTGTGCTTCAACCATATTGTTTTGGGTTTAAGGGTAAAATGGgaataatgagttttttttttctcttctctatagagagagaaagtgtgagtttttatctttttctggTGAGGTTTGAGATCTGAGAGtgagaggaaagaagaaggaaggaaggaagaagaagaagaagaagaagagagagagagatgaatcgGACGGCGGAGATTTAGATTTAGCTGTAAAGGTATAGGGTGATATCAGCCGTTGGATCTTATAGTTGGAGggaattttcttgtttaaaaataaaataagagataaaaaaaaaaaaacaaatctaaggaaaaattaattttaagattCGAAGTCTTGTGTTCGGAGTCTAAGCATGAGTCAGAAGTGTCGGTAGTAGGTCCACGTTTGAGATCCAATTTGGAAGCAATCCTCTATGACGCAGCCTAATTACGTAATTACAAACCCCTATAGTCACTACTTAATAATTATTAGCCTCTCTTTTCaagttttgtgtatttttaataattgtccgtttaatacaatcttcttagcaattaattattcttgaataTACAGTAGCCTAACATGTACATTCTAGAACACgccaaaaatatattcaacatCAGTAACAAAGATGGAATAGGTCATATCTCATATGTGTGTATATGGTTCCATCAAAACAAATGGTGTAAAAATTTACTCCATATAGGATTTTCATTGTAACATGTAAAAACAAATGCGTCGGTGTTGACAGAATGGATACGCattaacaaaacaatgaaatgaCTAAAGTTTCATACTAAGGATGTTTCATACAGTTTCTCTTAGATTATATCATTCATCTAACTTATAAGattttctatcatttttttggtcaacatagttatatactaatatttgggtttagattataattattttagtcgagatttttaaacatacattttaaattatttacattgaCCATAGTACATTTTTAATAAAGGTGATCACAAATaccaaaatcaaatcacatCTGTCAAGCACTAACgagatttttcttttggcaTCAGCATTAATCACGCATTCAGTTTATACTGTAACAGATATATGGCATGTCATGTGGACATGATATCTTATAGTTTATCTTAATGACTTAGTTCAATACCAGTTATGGTAaaagaataaattataaaaaaggatATAATTCCAGAAAAGGGGACTTGGCCAATAGAATGCAATATTCTTCGCAAAATTAAATGCTACTTTCtgcaaataaaatatttttttttatcgcaTTCTCTAGGTTAAAATCATTATTTGATCATGCATGCGATTGCTAATATCCAAGgtgataataattttataaatcacttttccttttttttttcttaaaacatatgaAAAGGCAAATAACAACTTGCACACGGTGGACTTTACTAAAACATCCTTAATGTTATGTGAAAGAAATTATAACTTGGTGGAGAATAAATTTGTGAAGTGCcttaataaattacaaaacgAGAAACTGTTCGTtgacaaaaacagaaagaaaaagaaaaagaaattgtcCCACAATGAAAAGGAATCCAAAACCGAAAGATGCAACACATGAATCatgatttgttttcctttttggtaTTATACGATTATGTTCTGAAGTTATATACTGTATGTCCAATTTGTAAAAGTGCATGTGCATCTATCATAAAATCATTTTATCGTTTTTACATCTGGTTATAAGATATCAAATTATAtggttatattatatactatgtACATGTAATTCCAAATAAcaattatctataaattatgtAGACATGCACTACACACATCTACTATATACAAATAATCAaggtaatataatattaaatacgAATGTGTGGGATAGGTAAGAGAGCTATCTTTACTTAGAAGGGACCAGTAAACCTTTTCATTTTTCTGTCTGTTGCATtcccaaaataacaaaatgtctTCTTTTACGATTGCCGTCAGACAAAATCCAATGAATGATGATTACAGCCCGTCACTTTGTAAGAAACCTTAGAATGATGGATGTCTACGTATATGCTTTATGATATCAAATCAACTAACTAGctaatccttttatttatatagtaaaaaatatggtaattaaaaGTACTAAAATGCTACAAGGAAGAAAAACTTAACTTTTTGTAGGTTTtgtaaaggaaaaagaaaacatagtaCATGATGATTATCTCTGGCATGTAAGATTATATGATATCagagtataatattttttatagcaCAGCACATGTTNNNNNNNNNNNNNNNNNNNNNNNNNNNNNNNNNNNNNNNNNNNNNNNNNNNNNNNNNNNNNNNNNNNNNNNNNNNNNNNNNNNNNNNNNNNNNNNNNNNNNNNNNNNNNNNNNNNNNNNNNNNNNNNNNNNNNNNNNNNNNNNNNNNNNNNNNNNNNNNNNNNNNNNNNNNNNNNNNNNNNNNNNNNNNNNNNNNNNNNNNNNNNNNNNNNNNNNNNNNNNNNNNNNNNNNNNNNNNNNNNNNNNNNNNNNNNNNNNNNNNNNNNNNNNNNNNNNNNNNNNNNNNNNNNNNNNNNNNNNNNNNNNNNNNNNNNNNNNNNNNNNNNNNNNNNNNNNNNNNNNNNNNNNNNNNNNNNNNNNNNNNNNNNNNNNNNNNNNNNNNNNNNNNNNNNNNNNNNNNNNNNNNNNNNNNNNNNNNNNNNNNNNNNNNNNNNNNNNNNNNNNNNNNNNNNNNNNNNNNNNNNNNNNNNNNNNNNNNNNNNNNNNNNNNNNNNNNNNNNNNNNNNNNNNNNNNNNNNNNNNNNNNNNNNNNNNNNNNNNNNNNNNNNNNNNNNNNNNNNNNNNNNNNNNNNNNNNNNNNNNNNNNNNNNNNNNNNNNNNNNNNNNNNNNNNNNNNNNNNNNNNNNNNNNNNNNNNNNNNNNNNNNNNNNNNNNNNNNNNNNNNNNNNNNNNNNNNNNNNNNNNNNNNNNNNNNNNNNNNNNNNNNNNNNNNNNNNNNNNNNNNNNNNNNNNNNNNNNNNNNNNNNNNNNNNNNNNNNNNNNNNNNNNNNNNNNNNNNNNNNNNNNNNNNNNNNNNNNNNNNNNNNNNNNNNNNNNNNNNNNNNNNNNNNNNNNNNNNNNNNNNNNNNNNNNNNNNNNNNNNNNNNNNNNNNNNNNNNNNNNNNNNNNNNNNNNNNNNNNNNNNNNNNNNNNNNNNNNNNNNNNNNNNNNNNNNNNNNNNNNNNNNNNNNNNNNNNNNNNNNNNNNNNNNNNNNNNNNNNNNNNNNNNNNNNNNNNNNNNNNNNNNNNNNNNNNNNNNNNNNNNNNNNNNNNNNNNNNNNNNNNNNNNNNNNNNNNNNNNNNNNNNNNNNNNNNNNNNNNNNNNNNNNNNNNNNNNNNNNNNNNNNNNNNNNNNNNNNNNNNNNNNNNNNNNNNNNNNNNNNNNNNNNNNNNNNNNNNNNNNNNNNNNNNNNNNNNNNNNNNNNNNNNNNNNNNNNNNNNNNNNNNNNNNNNNNNNNNNNNNNNNNNNNNNNNNNNNNNNNNNNNNNNNNNNNNNNNNNNNNNNNNNNNNNNNNNNNNNNNNNNNNNNNNNNNNNNNNNNNNNNNNNNNNNNNNNNNNNNNNNNNNNNNNNNNNNNNNNNNNNNNNNNNNNNNNNNNNNNNNNNNNNNNNNNNNNNNNNNNNNNNNNNNNNNNNNNNNNNNNNNNNNNNNNNNNNNNNNNNNNNNNNNNNNNNNNNNNNNNNNNNNNNNNNNNNNNNNNNNNNNNNNNNNNNNNNNNNNNNNNNNNNNNNNNNNNNNNNNNNNNNNNNNNNNNNNNNNNNNNNNNNNNNNNNNNNNNNNNNNNNNNNNNNNNNNNNNNNNNNNNNNNNNNNNNNNNNNNNNNNNNNNNNNNNNNNNNNNNNNNNNNNNNNNNNNNNNNNNNNNNNNNNNNNNNNNNNNNNNNNNNNNNNNNNNNNNNNNNNNNNNNNNNNNNNNNNNNNNNNNNNNNNNNNNNNNNNNNNNNNNNNNNNNNNNNNNNNNNNNNNNNNNNNNNNNNNNNNNNNNNNNNNNNNNNNNNNNNNNNNNNNNNNNNNNNNNNNNNNNNNNNNNNNNNNNNNNNNNNNNNNNNNNNNNNNNNNNNNNNNNNNNNNNNNNNNNNNNNNNNNNNNNNNNNNNNNNNNNNNNNNNNNNNNNNNNNNNNNNNNNNNNNNNNNNNNNNNNNNNNNNNNNNNNNNNNNNNNNNNNNNNNNNNNNNNNNNNNNNNNNNNNNNNNNNNNNNNNNNNNNNNNNNNNNNNNNNNNNNNNNNNNNNNNNNNNNNNNNNNNNNNNNNNNNNNNNNNNNNNNNNNNNNNNNNNNNNNNNNNNNNNNNNNNNNNNNNNNNNNNNNNNNNNNNNNNNNNNNNNNNNNNNNNNNNNNNNNNNNNNNNNNNNNNNNNNNNNNNNNNNNNNNNNNNNNNNNNNNNNNNNNNNNNNNNNNNNNNNNNNNNNNNNNNNNNNNNNNNNNNNNNNNNNNNNNNNNNNNNNNNNNNNNNNNNNNNNNNNNNNNNNNNNNNNNNNNNNNNNNNNNNNNNNNNNNNNNNNNNNNNNNNNNNNNNNNNNNNNNNNNNNNNNNNNNNNNNNNNNNNNNNNNNNNNNNNNNNNNNNNNNNNNNNNNNNNNNNNNNNNNNNNNNNNNNNNNNNNNNNNNNNNNNNNNNNNNNNNNNNNNNNNNNNNNNNNNNNNNNNNNNNNNNNNNNNNNNNNNNNNNNNNNNNNNNNNNNNNNNNNNNNNNNNNNNNNNNNNNNNNNNNNNNNNNNNNNNNNNNNNNNNNNNNNNNNNNNNNNNNNNNNNNNNNNNNNNNNNNNNNNNNNNNNNNNNNNNNNNNNNNNNNNNNNNNNNNNNNNNNNNNNNNNNNNNNNNNNNNNNNNNNNNNNNNNNNNNNNNNNNNNNNNNNNNNNNNNNNNNNNNNNNNNNNNNNNNNNNNNNNNNNNNNNNNNNNNNNNNNNNNNNNNNNNNNNNNNNNNNNNNNNNNNNNNNNNNNNNNNNNNNNNNNNNNNNNNNNNNNNNNNNNNNNNNNNNNNNNNNNNNNNNNNNNNNNNNNNNNNNNNNNNNNNNNNNNNNNNNNNNNNNNNNNNNNNNNNNNNNNNNNNNNNNNNNNNNNNNNNNNNNNNNNNNNNNNNNNNNNNNNNNNNNNNNNNNNNNNNNNNNNNNNNNNNNNNNNNNNNNNNNNNNNNNNNNNNNNNNNNNNNNNNNNNNNNNNNNNNNNNNNNNNNNNNNNNNNNNNNNNNNNNNNNNNNNNNNNNNNNNNNNNNNNNNNNNNNNNNNNNNNNNNNNNNNNNNNNNNNNNNNNNNNNNNNNNNNNNNNNNNNNNNNNNNNNNNNNNNNNNNNNNNNNNNNNNNNNNNNNNNNNNNNNNNNNNNNNNNNNNNNNNNNNNNNNNNNNNNNNNNNNNNNNNNNNNNNNNNNNNNNNNNNNNNNNNNNNNNNNNNNNNNNNNNNNNNNNNNNNNNNNNNNNNNNNNNNNNNNNNNNNNNNNNNNNNNNNNNNNNNNNNNNNNNNNNNNNNNNNNNNNNNNNNNNNNNNNNNNNNNNNNNNNNNNNNNNNNNNNNNNNNNNNNNNNNNNNNNNNNNNNNNNNNNNNNNNNNNNNNNNNNNNNNNNNNNNNNNNNNNNNNNNNNNNNNNNNNNNNNNNNNNNNNNNNNNNNNNNNNNNNNNNNNNNNNNNNNNNNNNNNNNNNNNNNNNNNNNNNNNNNNNNNNNNNNNNNNNNNNNNNNNNNNNNNNNNNNNNNNNNNNNNNNNNNNNNNNNNNNNNNNNNNNNNNNNNNNNNNNNNNNNNNNNNNNNNNNNNNNNNNNNNNNNNNNNNNNNNNNNNNNNNNNNNNNNNNNNNNNNNNNNNNNNNNNNNNNNNNNNNNNNNNNNNNNNNNNNNNNNNNNNNNNNNNNNNNNNNNNNNNNNNNNNNNNNNNNNNNNNNNNNNNNNNNNNNNNNNNNNNNNNNNNNNNNNNNNNNNNNNNNNNNNNNNNNNNNNNNNNNNNNNNNNNNNNNNNNNNNNNNNNNNNNNNNNNNNNNNNNNNNNNNNNNNNNNNNNNNNNNNNNNNNNNNNNNNNNNNNNNNNNNNNNNNNNNNNNNNNNNNNNNNNNNNNNNNNNNNNNNNNNNNNNNNNNNNNNNNNNNNNNNNNNNNNNNNNNNNNNNNNNNNNNNNNNNNNNNNNNNNNNNNNNNNNNNNNNNNNNNNNNNNNNNNNNNNNNNNNNNNNNNNNNNNNNNNNNNNNNNNNNNNNNNNNNNNNNNNNNNNNNNNNNNNNNNNNNNNNNNNNNNNNNNNNNNNNNNNNNNNNNNNNNNNNNNNNNNNNNNNNNNNNNNNNNNNNNNNNNNNNNNNNNNNNNNNNNNNNNNNNNNNNNNNNNNNNNNNNNNNNNNNNNNNNNNNNNNNNNNNNNNNNNNNNNNNNNNNNNNNNNNNNNNNNNNNNNNNNNNNNNNNNNNNNNNNNNNNNNNNNNNNNNNNNNNNNNNNNNNNNNNNNNNNNNNNNNNNNNNNNNNNNNNNNNNNNNNNNNNNNNNNNNNNNNNNNNNNNNNNNNNNNNNNNNNNNNNNNNNNNNNNNNNNNNNNNNNNNNNNNNNNNNNNNNNNNNNNNNNNNNNNNNNNNNNNNNNNNNNNNNNNNNNNNNNNNNNNNNNNNNNNNNNNNNNNNNNNNNNNNNNNNNNNNNNNNNNNNNNNNNNNNNNNNNNNNNNNNNNNNNNNNNNNNNNNNNNNNNNNNNNNNNNNNNNNNNNNNNNNNNNNNNNNNNNNNNNNNNNNNNNNNNNNNNNNNNNNNNNNNNNNNNNNNNNNNNNNNNNNNNNNNNNNNNNNNNNNNNNNNNNNNNNNNNNNNNNNNNNNNNNNNNNNNNNNNNNNNNNNNNNNNNNNNNNNNNNNNNNNNNNNNNNNNNNNNNNNNNNNNNNNNNNNNNNNNNNNNNNNNNNNNNNNNNNNNNNNNNNNNNNNNNNNNNNNNNNNNNNNNNNNNNNNNNNNNNNNNNNNNNNNNNNNNNNNNNNNNNNNNNNNNNNNNNNNNNNNNNNNNNNNNNNNNNNNNNNNNNNNNNNNNNNNNNNNNNNNNNNNNNNNNNNNNNNNNNNNNNNNNNNNNNNNNNNNNNNNNNNNNNNNNNNNNNNNNNNNNNNNNNNNNNNNNNNNNNNNNNNNNNNNNNNNNNNNNNNNNNNNNNNNNNNNNNNNNNNNNNNNNNNNNNNNNNNNNNNNNNNNNNNNNNNNNNNNNNNNNNNNNNNNNNNNNNNNNNNNNNNNNNNN from Camelina sativa cultivar DH55 chromosome 3, Cs, whole genome shotgun sequence includes:
- the LOC104771421 gene encoding probable sugar phosphate/phosphate translocator At1g12500; this translates as MVEAQSWTTRRMSNPRFDAAATGAPTIVDIPGTPPHSSASSPLKPFFLSSPTISPTILTAAIIAAWFGSNIGVLLLNKYLLFYYGFRYPIFLTMTHMLSCAAYSSAVINCAGIVPRQHILSRRQFLKILSLSAIFCLSVVCGNTSLRYIPVSFNQAIGATTPFFTAVFSFLITCKTESTEVYLALLPVVSGIVLASNSEPSFHLFGFLICVASTAGRALKSVVQGIILTSESEKLHSMNLLLYMAPMAACILLPFTLYIEGNVLRVLIEKARTDPLIIFLLAGNATVAYLVNLTNFLVTKHTSALTLQVLGNGKAAVAAGVSVLIFRNPVTVMGIAGFGVTIMGVVLYSEARKRSKLLNQK